The stretch of DNA CTCTCTGGCCGGGTACCGCGAACCGCGAAGGGCGCGTTCAAGCTCACCATTGAGGCTTCATCGAAGAGCTCTTCTCTCAAGGAAACAGAGACGGTCGGTGTGGAGTTCCTTGCTGTAGACGGGACTACTGCTACAATGACAACAGCTTCCGCGACATCGACATCCGCCACGGCAGCGCCGACTCAGACCAACTCAACGGTTGCAGACTCTACAGACGCTCCGACCTCTGGCCACATGAGCACAAGCCAGATACTGCTGGCCACCATCATTCCGATCATCTTTATCACTATCCTCCTAATGGCTCTCGTCTGCTTCttccggcgacgccgcgcccaTAATAACTACCTGTCTAAGAGATATCGCCGCAACATCTCGAGCCCACTCCCCAATACTTCCCACAGCACCGGGTCGGACCCATCGATGCGCGAAATCGAGCACATGGCGGGTGTCGCGCACACGGAGACTCACATGCCCAAGACTCCCAACGAGGGGTATACCGTGGTTCACTCCGACAACTCCCATTCATCCctgcggccgtcgtcagAGACTCTGGGGCAAATTTCCGATCCCGAGTTGCCTCGCGCGCTTCTGGCATCCTCCGTTAGGACCGCGACCTCCCGAGGCCTGGATGGCTCCTCCACCGGCGATGACAACCGGCAATCGTGGATTACAGTTGAGGGAGACGCTGCaacgaccgccgcccgaAGCATCAAGTCTGCACGCACCAACATGTCAGAGGCAACATTTGCAGGACCTGCTCACCAAGTCCTGCCTACGCCGAGTTTCCTCGCCGAGTCCCGTAACGACGACTTCCGATCAGGTCTGGACTTTACTATACCTTCCTTGGGAGACATGGAACACGTACCGCCCGGAACCGCAGTGGAATACAAGCCGCCAAAGCGAATTGGCTCCCACCAGAGCCTGGACGCCCGCTCCACGATCACTTCGAGTTCGGCAGCCCTGCCTACCGGCTTCGAGAGCATGCAGAAGACGGTGCTCACAGAAGACGCATCCGCGCCAAACTGGGAGACGTTAGCCGAgagcgaggtcggcgacaCGGCCTCCCAGCTGAGAAAGCCGGACAGAGCATTCCTGGGCTCCCAGCCCGCAGAATCCAGTCAGCTCTACGGCGCGGACTCGGCCATGCTGAGCAGGGAGCTGACGGGAGACGTTTCGTTCGGCTCTTCGGAGAACTGGCGCGTCATCGGCCGCCAAGGCACGGTGACGAGCCGCCCGAGCCCCTCATACAAGTCCCTCGTCGAGTCGGCGCCCTTCCACCCCTCCCGGCCGAGCACCGCCAGGGACGGCGCCCGACccggcgagcgagccagcCCCGACCCCACCTCCTCCAGCCAGTGGACCGGTGACGACGCGCTCCCATCGCGGCCGATCCGGCCGTCCATCAGTCTCGTCCCCAAGGatagcggcgacgaggacgacgagcaggacgaAGGGcacgcgagcgccgccgccgccgcaccgtTGCCGCACAACACGAGCGAGTTCGCGTCGTCGATAGCCCTCGAGCCGCCGACGTTGCCCATGACGTGGAGCAGGGACCAGTCGGGGAACCAGCTGTCGGACGGGAGCGGGAGCTTCAAGGTGTTTTTGTGAGAGTGAGAGCGAGAGTGAGAAAGGTCGAAAGCGAGCACTTAtccccccatccccaaccccaaccctATCCCATCCTTTTTCCATACATGTTTTCATTTGTGCCCGTACAATGTACAACCAACCGCTAGATACCAGCAGCATTGCAGCATTGTCCATTTGTCAGTCATCTAGAGGGGATACCAAAAGGCAACGAGGTCCTTGTCTGGCTTTTTCGAGTATCGCTACCCCTATTACCAAACTCTTCTAATACCAACTTTGATCAAGTCCATTCATTCACAGACCCGTCTTTTGCATGACTTGCCGGACCTTTATGTGATTCAGCAGTGCTTTGTATGCCGAGATGGCTGCGTGACCGCTTCAATAACCCCTCATGTCATGTCTGTATAATATCGAATATCGCTACGTATGCGTCTCCTAGGACAGCAATGTGAAAACGCCAAGACACGTCTAAAATCGCCTCCTAGAGAGCCAATGATTTCGTGACCGCTGTATCATCACACCAAATAAAAAACGCTATTCCTCCACGAGCCCGACGTCTCACTTGGTATTCCACGTGCTGTACATGGTCTGCACCCTCGGGTCCATggtccgcctcctccgcgcgAGGTAAtgcccctccgcctcctccaagtTGCGCTCCTTCTCGCTCTGGGCGTAGTTCAGCGCCGCTGCCTTGCCCTCCAATTTGCGGTCCCTGTCACGCTTCTGGATATACAGCCAGAGAAAGTACAGCGTGAACGTCATGAGGGTGAGCGGTATGGTGATGGCCCAGTAGAGCCTGAACTGGGACGTCGGGCGGACGCCAATGTCGGTGCCGTGCttgtccgccgcctcccagtcgaagcaggccgtcgagaagAGGGCCGAGATGAAGCTGCCGGGGAGGAAGAacatggtgacgacggcgagtgTCTTCATCGAGGACGAGTCCCGGTAGCTGTGGTAGGCGATTGCGTGCGTGTcttgggcgagggcgaggttgCGCAGGCTGTCTTGCTGGGTAATGATGCTGAAAAGCTATCGACGCGTCAGAACGCCCGTCCGGGCACACAATGGAGGACACACAAACTTACCGCATGCACTTGGACCTCGGTCCTCTTGAGAGTATACTCGGTATCCAGGAACTGATTCTTTGACCGCTCTCGGAGTATGTCCACGTGCGACTTGAGCAAGTCGGATCCTTCTTGCGTCGACTGCTCTGCATCAAGAATCCCTCCGCGCTGAGTCTGGATTTGCTGCATGCGGCTTTCTTCTTCAGCAAGCATTTTCAGAATCCAATCAAGCACCCTCTCTAggctcttcgtcttcctcatcgtGCTGGCAAGTTTGGCGGCGCTCCCGCTGGTCTGCGCGgacagctcgccgagctcctcctcggctggCTTGTCGGCCTGCCTGCTAGTAAATGTCGAGTACCCCGTTCGCTTCTCGATTTTGCGGATCTGTACTTTGATGTCTCCGTTTGACTTGTCGATCTGGGtaccgaggaggagggcgagggcgaatGCAGGGAACATCGGATTGCGACAGATGTTAAGGTCCCACGACATGTTGAGGCACTGCTGCAAGCCGGCCTTCTCATCTCTCTGGACAAACATGATGCAGTTTGTGATGGGAGGCGGCCCATCTGGCGTGATCGAGCGGGTATGTGACcacagggcggcgagcttaGGGACGTAGCAGATTGAGTATGCGCGGCTGTCCAGGGCCGGGTTCGATGAGCGAGGCGGAAATGCTGTCACGCCGGATATGAGGGAGCGCGAGTACCCGTGAGCAACTTTCAAGCCCAACTTGCCAAGGAGCTCATCTTGGACCGCCTCTGATATGTTGATAGTCTTATCCAGGACACTGATCTCTGCCCAAATAACTCGCAAGATAACCGACTCTTCTTGATCGCCCAAGCCGCGGGTTCGTTGAGACAGCCAACGATTGATGCCCCCAGCCTCGACGGTCTGGCTCTTGACCGAGATCTTGCCCGAAGTTTTCTGTAGCCATAGCTCGGCGACCTTGAATGACGAGTCGTCTGTTGACTTGTAGTTCCATTGATCGAGGAAGCTGAGGTTTTGGAAGACGTCCTCCATGACAGTGTGTTCCGTGGCGGGTCACAATACGGCCGTCAAGTCTGAGTGCGGAATCGCAGGCCGACTCTCCGCTCGACAATCACGCGGGGGCATGCGGCCATGAAATACGTGCAGCGCCCGGCTGAGACACGAGTGATGGATTTGTGAGGCTCTCCTGGTCTCGGATCGAGGCTGAATGGGTGGCATACGGCTCCCGCTGAACTACTGGGGACGTGCATAAGCGCCAGGCCGTCCGTTGtctgcgggcgggcagccatcTCGCGAGCTTGTCGTACAAAACGCCACGGAGCGCCACCCGTTTTGGCGACCGACAGAGGCAAAtcgcgaggaggagagtgAAGACTCATTGCCGATGCAGTTGCTCCGCCCAAAGCATCTACCCCGAGTCTACCACGAGTCTCGGCCTCAACAAGAGAACGGACAGAGTGAGCGGCATCGCGGAAGCTGCACAGCCTATtcagccgcggcgggcatgtAAGACAAGGATGAGCAGGCAGAGATGCAAGATGGGTTtcgcggcaagggccagcaGCCTCAGTAGCAGCATCGAACCAACTGTCACGCAGTTGGGCCGGAGGCAGTGCaagctcgcggcggcgggccggatCGCCGCCCACAGCAGTCGCGTGCCTCACATCTTGCAAACTGTAAATATCCCTGCCCAGGGACGAGTAAGTGACGGCGTCCTGTTCGCCTGAGGATGTCAATTTTGGTTGATGCAGCTACCTATGAAACGAAACAAGTCATGGCTgacgcgcgagggcgtccCTGGAGGTCCTTGCGGGGGCGCGACCCCGTGGGCCGTCGCAGGCGGAGGGAGGCTGGGGCGAACTTGTTGGCTTCTTCTGACCATGCCATGGTGGCCACAGCGACTCGAAATGATGGTCACGGGCAGCAGCTGAACAGGTTCGCGATGCGTGGGATGGACGGATTGAGATCATGGATGGATTGGCGGTGGGCTGAGCATCACCAGCGGGCGAAAGTGCAACCCAACCCAACGTCGGTCGCACTTGCCCTGTCCATCCATCGCGGGGATGAAAAAGAGCAAGGAAGGAGGAGCTGGGGTGCCAGAAGTTCCCTCATCGGCCACATCAGACGAATCGCTCAGTCCAAGGACATCGTGTGTGCGTCAAAACTTATAAACAATTTCCTTTCCCGTTGCAGGTCTTGTCTCAGGGTTTGCCTAGGCATGAATGAACCCGTTCTTCGGATGCCAAGCCTGCGAGCCGGTCCATCGACTCCAGCCGGCCGCAGCTCCACTGTTGGTgtcaagcggcggcgggtgccaTGCATGGCACGGTGGGTGAGGGATTGTCTGTGCAGACCGCCCGCCGTTCCTGAAATGCTCGCCGGCCGGCTCCCCGCAGCCCCGAGTCCGAACGGTAAAGCAGCTGCTCAGCCCCAATGGCTGGATGGAAAGGTCGCCTTGGTTCCCCAGTGAAGCTGGTCACCCGCGTCGACGTGGCTTGACTGTCCACGATTGATTGCCTGCAGCGCATCCACCAGGGCCCTGGTTGCTAAGCCTCCGCCTATTACGACGACGCCTGCCGCGCTGGAGAGGAGCTGGGCTGAGTTTGAGGTGCTCGGACGCACGACCTGCTTTCTGTGCGCTGTGAGAGCTTGATCAAGGTCCTGCATACGTCATTTCTCACCCTCCCGCTTCGACAACAAACAGGCAGCACCACTGCCACAATTCTCCCTCAACAAGCACTTCCCTTCTCCGCTtcgtacgccgccgccgccgccgccgatacGACTTGTGAGCAGCACAGGCACTCGTGACAGTACGCCCACGATGGAGCCCTTCACAAAGCTCAAGCGTCGCTCTACCGACCTGATGCAGCAGGTCCAACAGAACCTccccgccatgccgcagATGCAGATGCCGTTGCTTCGGCGTCAGTCGCACACCCAGCCGCACCCGTCATCGCCAAAAGACAGGAACGGCCTCAAGGGCACATGGGAGCGCATCGACATCCCGTCCCTGCCTCGTTCATCACACTCTCTCAATGTGGTCTCCGGCTCGGCTTACGTATTTGGCGGCGAGATCAACCCCCGCGAGCCCGTGGACAACGATATGCATGTCATCCGCCTGCCCTTTAGCAGCGCCGGTGCCGACTACTACAAGGTCAAAGCAAAGCCCGCAGCGCCTGAGGATCCGACGCCTAACACAGTGCAAGAGCGAGGAGAGGAGACGGAGGGCTCGGTGACGCCCCAGGCCGGGCTTGACGACGTGCCACTGGAGGAGAGCACGCTGAACAAGGGAAAGGAACCCGCCACGGACATCAGACCagacctcggcgacgtcccTGCCCCTCGAGTTGGCCATGCCACCGCTGTCATTGGCTCGCGCATTTTTCTTTTTGGTGGGCGAGGTGGTCCGGACATGaagccgctcgaggaggccggccgTGTCTGGGTCTATGACACTCGCTCCTCCACGTGGACCTTCCTTGACCCAGTCCCGGCAGTCAAAGGCGGTGCCATCATCCCTCACCCAGCTCCTCGCAGCTATCACTGCGCAACCGCCACAGACCACCCGCAGGACCCAgtctcctcgccgccgccaaaggccaAGACATGGCGGCAGTGGGCGCTTGGCGACACGTCGCGTACGGGCATCCCACAGGACCCCATTGTCGGCAATGTTGCCGAGGATGCAGTGGACCAGGAGTCCATCGGCTACGGTACCTTCTTTATCCACGCTGG from Purpureocillium takamizusanense chromosome 6, complete sequence encodes:
- a CDS encoding uncharacterized protein (COG:S~EggNog:ENOG503P227~TransMembrane:2 (i373-397o417-439i)); this encodes MEDVFQNLSFLDQWNYKSTDDSSFKVAELWLQKTSGKISVKSQTVEAGGINRWLSQRTRGLGDQEESVILRVIWAEISVLDKTINISEAVQDELLGKLGLKVAHGYSRSLISGVTAFPPRSSNPALDSRAYSICYVPKLAALWSHTRSITPDGPPPITNCIMFVQRDEKAGLQQCLNMSWDLNICRNPMFPAFALALLLGTQIDKSNGDIKVQIRKIEKRTGYSTFTSRQADKPAEEELGELSAQTSGSAAKLASTMRKTKSLERVLDWILKMLAEEESRMQQIQTQRGGILDAEQSTQEGSDLLKSHVDILRERSKNQFLDTEYTLKRTEVQVHALFSIITQQDSLRNLALAQDTHAIAYHSYRDSSSMKTLAVVTMFFLPGSFISALFSTACFDWEAADKHGTDIGVRPTSQFRLYWAITIPLTLMTFTLYFLWLYIQKRDRDRKLEGKAAALNYAQSEKERNLEEAEGHYLARRRRTMDPRVQTMYSTWNTK
- a CDS encoding uncharacterized protein (COG:S~EggNog:ENOG503NZ2F), whose amino-acid sequence is MEPFTKLKRRSTDLMQQVQQNLPAMPQMQMPLLRRQSHTQPHPSSPKDRNGLKGTWERIDIPSLPRSSHSLNVVSGSAYVFGGEINPREPVDNDMHVIRLPFSSAGADYYKVKAKPAAPEDPTPNTVQERGEETEGSVTPQAGLDDVPLEESTLNKGKEPATDIRPDLGDVPAPRVGHATAVIGSRIFLFGGRGGPDMKPLEEAGRVWVYDTRSSTWTFLDPVPAVKGGAIIPHPAPRSYHCATATDHPQDPVSSPPPKAKTWRQWALGDTSRTGIPQDPIVGNVAEDAVDQESIGYGTFFIHAGCLTNGDRTSDLWAFDVRARTWMELPAAPGPSRGGTSICISKSRLFRFGGFDGEKEIGGQLDFLHLELGTFNDRTTKAEISIHARPGGWQTILANNIDASSTEIPIEASQPWPAPRSVASLQALTIGGGREYLVLSMGEHSPSSDGHEGAGTFYSDVWTFQVPPLGMSAASLTDAMLQAVGRKTGEGRWTKVPTSPYDDEADDGEPAPRGWLASAPMTDVEESGIVFWGGLGEDNKRIGDGWILRLGNY
- the AXL2 gene encoding polarity establishment/cellular polarization (COG:S~EggNog:ENOG503P03D~SECRETED:SignalP(1-19~SECRETED:cutsite=ASC-QP~SECRETED:prob=0.6956)~TransMembrane:1 (n4-14c19/20o462-484i)); the protein is MASLPTTLAILFLAQVASCQPSISFPFNAQLPLAARIDEFFSYSFSPYTFTSGSKITYSLGNGPSWLSIESSTRRLYGTPRDSDVAKGEVVGQPVDIIATDSTGSTTMSATVVVSRSPPPTLQVPLSKQIENFGKFSAPSSILSYPSTPFKFKFDRDTFGKAGLNYYATSGNSSPLPAWVKFDASTLTFSGQTPPFESLVQPPQTFDLQLVASDVVGFSAASLSFSIVVGSHKLTANNPIVTLNASRGSELTYDGLEKGIQLDGKQVGSGDVDVTTSNIPKWLSWDPKTLKLQGTPGPGDHSSNFTVSFHDPFADSLDVIVIVNVASGLFESTLGDLQVQPGADFSVDLSKYFKTPDDVQIKVTTSPSEDWLKVDGLKLSGRVPRTAKGAFKLTIEASSKSSSLKETETVGVEFLAVDGTTATMTTASATSTSATAAPTQTNSTVADSTDAPTSGHMSTSQILLATIIPIIFITILLMALVCFFRRRRAHNNYLSKRYRRNISSPLPNTSHSTGSDPSMREIEHMAGVAHTETHMPKTPNEGYTVVHSDNSHSSLRPSSETLGQISDPELPRALLASSVRTATSRGLDGSSTGDDNRQSWITVEGDAATTAARSIKSARTNMSEATFAGPAHQVLPTPSFLAESRNDDFRSGLDFTIPSLGDMEHVPPGTAVEYKPPKRIGSHQSLDARSTITSSSAALPTGFESMQKTVLTEDASAPNWETLAESEVGDTASQLRKPDRAFLGSQPAESSQLYGADSAMLSRELTGDVSFGSSENWRVIGRQGTVTSRPSPSYKSLVESAPFHPSRPSTARDGARPGERASPDPTSSSQWTGDDALPSRPIRPSISLVPKDSGDEDDEQDEGHASAAAAAPLPHNTSEFASSIALEPPTLPMTWSRDQSGNQLSDGSGSFKVFL